A stretch of Thermodesulfobacteriota bacterium DNA encodes these proteins:
- a CDS encoding efflux RND transporter periplasmic adaptor subunit, with protein sequence SGAAVKAGDLLAQLDTAAEAAQLRAAEAELALARTSLDRISQLLAKTSVSRSELDAAEARFKAAAAQRDAIQVAIAKKAIVAPFAGRLGIRQVSLGQILAEGDPVVSLVALDPIHVDFQLPQGQLPQIRVGLAVGIVADAFPGEEAEGRITAVSAQVDAATRNITAQATLPNPGERWRPGMSVQVAMHLPGAEEVLVIPATAVLYAPYSDSVFVVEEKVDVSTGAKALSVRQQFVRLGRKKGDFVAVASGLAAGDTVVATGVFKLRNGQAVVKDNTLLPSFQLAPDPANS encoded by the coding sequence CTCCGGCGCTGCGGTCAAGGCCGGTGACCTGCTGGCCCAGCTGGACACGGCGGCCGAAGCGGCCCAGCTGCGGGCGGCCGAGGCCGAATTGGCCCTGGCCAGGACCAGTCTCGACCGGATCAGCCAGCTTCTGGCCAAGACATCCGTCTCCCGCTCCGAGCTGGACGCCGCCGAGGCCCGCTTCAAGGCGGCCGCCGCCCAGCGGGACGCCATCCAGGTGGCCATCGCCAAGAAGGCCATCGTCGCCCCTTTCGCCGGCCGGCTGGGGATCAGGCAGGTCAGCCTAGGCCAGATCCTCGCCGAGGGCGACCCGGTGGTGAGCCTTGTGGCCCTCGACCCCATCCACGTCGACTTCCAGCTGCCGCAAGGTCAGCTGCCCCAGATCCGGGTCGGCCTAGCCGTGGGCATCGTTGCGGATGCCTTCCCCGGTGAAGAGGCGGAAGGCCGCATTACCGCGGTCAGTGCCCAGGTGGACGCCGCCACCCGCAACATCACGGCTCAGGCTACCCTGCCCAACCCCGGCGAGCGCTGGCGGCCGGGCATGTCGGTGCAGGTGGCGATGCATCTCCCCGGTGCCGAGGAGGTGCTGGTCATCCCGGCCACCGCCGTCCTGTACGCCCCGTACAGCGATTCGGTGTTTGTTGTGGAGGAGAAGGTGGACGTTTCCACCGGCGCCAAGGCCCTGTCCGTCCGCCAGCAGTTCGTGCGCCTGGGCCGCAAGAAAGGGGATTTCGTGGCCGTGGCCTCCGGGCTCGCCGCCGGCGACACGGTGGTGGCCACCGGTGTCTTCAAGCTGCGCAACGGCCAGGCGGTGGTGAAGGACAACACCCTCCTGCCCTCCTTCCAGTTGGCCCCCGATCCCGCCAACAGCTAA